GACTCATTTAACAACTGTTTTTGAGAAGAGCGAACTTGGTAAAGTCTGTGTAGTTAATGTGCATTAGAATGCTTTTCACTGAGTTTTGTACTTTATATAATCCACtggttaaaatggaaaacttAAAGCTTCCCACAGTAGCACTATCATACTCAAAGAAGTTTATTAGGggcacatttctttctttctttctttttttaaatgtgtatatattttaaattttattttatttttggctgcgttgggtcttcgttgctgtgtgtgggctttctctggttgcagtgagcggaggctgctctttgttgtggtgcgcaggcttctcattgcggtggcttctcttgttgcggagcacgggctctaggtgcacgggcttcagtagttgtggctcacaggctcagtagttgtggctcgcgggctctagagcgcaggctcagtagttgtggtgcacaggcttaactgctccgcggcatgtgggatcttcctggaccagggatcagatccgtgtcccctgcattagcaggtggattcttaaccagtgcgccaccagggaagtcccagggcacATTTATTTCTAAATCGATTCATTCAACAGTATTAATTGAGAGTCTGATTTGTCCCAAATACTGTTGTAGAGGTTGGGGATTTAACAGTGAGTAAAATAAGGCAAAACTCATTGTCTTCATGCAGCTCATGTTCTAAATgaacagaaaatgtattttattgtattatatataatggctaacatttattgagtgcctcctatgtgccagaTATTATACTAATCATTTTATATACAGTGTCTTATTTTATCCTCATGATAATCCTTTGACATCTGTACTATTATTATCAAGTTTACAGATAAGGATTTAGCCAGAGAACTTAAGTAACATGCCTGAAGTCTCCTATCCTCACATGAAGATATGATGTGGTTCTAACATTTTACTCATGAAGCCATATTTCTTGACTTATACATTTTGGGCAGTTTCTGAGAAATAGGATAAAATTCTTAAGGTTGCCAAAAATACCTAATTGCAAAAAAGATTGAGTTACCTTTACCAAAGAATTCTAAAAATTCAAGATAAATTATACATAAGTTTTGCCACTGTATTTTATTGATACTGCCATATGAATAacgcaatttttaaaatttttatttagttgcagcgggtcttagttgtggcaggtgggctccatagttgtggcatgcgaactcttagttgcagcatgcatgtgggatctagttccctgaccagggatcaaacccaggccccctgcgttgggagcgtggagtcttatccactgtgccaccagggaagtcccaataaagcAATTTAAATGTACAGTTTTGATACtggatatatttttcatttgcctTAATATTTTGCCAATAACAGGCATATAGAAAGCAAGAGTGAGGATTTCTTCACACCTTTGCAcaaatagtatttaaaattttataattttgatacaGTGTGTATTATAGTATGCTTATAGTATACACCTTTCTTTTAGAAAGTTCAGCTTTTTGgccatttttcattcattaaaatgcACAGATgttcttaattatatttttaatttaataaaaacgTAGTTTATCTTACAAGCTTTCAATAAAGATCTAAAGATAGATTTTAGGAATTGATGTTAAGTTGATTTGGTTTGCTTTCCAGACTCAGGGGTCCCTCGAGAAAGTTCAAATGAAGAGTCTCTGCTGGAATGGCTCAACACCTTTCGTCGCACGGGAAACGCAACTCGAAGTGGACAGAATGGGAACCAGACTTGGAGAGCTGTGAGTCGAGCAAACCCACACAGTGGAGAGTTCCAATTTTGTCTGGAAATCCACATAAATCACGAGAATAGAGGATTTGAAATGGACGGCGAAGATTATGTGGGCGTTCCACTTtcagatattagccaagatcacACCGCAGATGGGCCACAGAGATCAAGTAGCCCTGTGGCCAGGCGAACCAGGAGCCAAGCCGCAGGGGCTCTCAGTGGTCGTAGTGCCAACGTTCCGAGAACTAGGCTTGGATCGAGGGGGCGGAGTTCAGTAGAAGGATCTTTGTCAGCATTGGGTAGATTAAGAAATGGAATTGGGGGGGCAGTTGGCACCCCTAGAACTGGTGCTGCACGCGCTAATCCATCAGGTGGTAGTGAACTCAGGCAAAGGGAGGGGCAGCGATTTGGAGCAGCCCATGTTTGGGAAAATGGGGCTAGAACTAATGTCACAGTGAGGAATACAAACCAAAGATTAGAGCCAATAAGATTACGGTCTACTTTCAATAGCCGAAGCCGGTCACCGATTCAGAGGCAAAGTGGCACTGTTTATCACAGTTCACAAAGGGAAAGTAGACCTTTTCAGCAAACTAGTAGGCGGTCTGTTAGGAGGAGAGGTATAACTCGTGTCTTTCTAGAGCAAGGCCGAGAAGGCAGAGGTACCGCATATACTCCATTCTCTAACTCAAGACTTGTGTCAAGAATCACAGTAGAAGAAGAAGAGTCCAGCAGGTCCTCCACTGCTGCACGACGACACCCAACAATCACACTGGACCTTCAAGTGAGAAGGATTCGTCCTGGAGAAAGCAGAGACTGGGACAGTATTGCAAATAGAACTCGATCCAGGGTGGGGCTGGCAGCAAACACAGTCACTATCGAAAGCAGTAGTGGGGGCTTTCGGCGCACCATCTCTCGTTTAGAGCGCTCAGGTATGCGAACCTACGTTAGTACCATAACTGTTCCTCTTCGTAGGATTTCTGAGAACGAGCTCGCTGAACCGTCATCAGTGGCTCTTCGATCAGTTTTAAGGCAGATCATGACTGGATTTGGAGAACTGGGTTCTCTAATGGAGGCCGAATCTGAgtcagaggcccagagaagtggtCAGCGTCGGCCAGAGACACACTCAGAAGTGAGTCTCCTCGGTGAGGCCGTCAGCCAGCACAGGGGAGGGTCCCCCCAAGGCAGGTGGACCCGAGAAGACAGCCCTGACACCCCGCCTCGTGCCCCAAACAGAGGTGGCAGGCGGTCGCAAAATTCAAGTAACTTGGTGGAAACTGGCACCCTACCTATCCTTCGCCTCGCTCACTTCTTGCTTAACGAAGGGGAGGATGATGACCGCA
The genomic region above belongs to Pseudorca crassidens isolate mPseCra1 chromosome 18, mPseCra1.hap1, whole genome shotgun sequence and contains:
- the RNF6 gene encoding E3 ubiquitin-protein ligase RNF6 isoform X1, whose amino-acid sequence is MNWSRSRPDGGGEETSSQDQNHHENERRWQQERLHREEAYYQFINDLNDEDYRLMRDHNLLGTPGEITSEELQQRLDGVKEQLASQPDLRNGTNTRDSGVPRESSNEESLLEWLNTFRRTGNATRSGQNGNQTWRAVSRANPHSGEFQFCLEIHINHENRGFEMDGEDYVGVPLSDISQDHTADGPQRSSSPVARRTRSQAAGALSGRSANVPRTRLGSRGRSSVEGSLSALGRLRNGIGGAVGTPRTGAARANPSGGSELRQREGQRFGAAHVWENGARTNVTVRNTNQRLEPIRLRSTFNSRSRSPIQRQSGTVYHSSQRESRPFQQTSRRSVRRRGITRVFLEQGREGRGTAYTPFSNSRLVSRITVEEEESSRSSTAARRHPTITLDLQVRRIRPGESRDWDSIANRTRSRVGLAANTVTIESSSGGFRRTISRLERSGMRTYVSTITVPLRRISENELAEPSSVALRSVLRQIMTGFGELGSLMEAESESEAQRSGQRRPETHSEVSLLGEAVSQHRGGSPQGRWTREDSPDTPPRAPNRGGRRSQNSSNLVETGTLPILRLAHFLLNEGEDDDRMRGLTKEQIDSLSTRSYEHSGIDSERGKICSVCISDYVTGNKLRQLPCMHEFHIHCIDRWLSENCTCPICRQPVLGSSTANNG